From the genome of Vibrio porteresiae DSM 19223, one region includes:
- the glnL gene encoding nitrogen regulation protein NR(II), whose product MDAELSQTIINNIVTATLMLDESLCVRYANPSAEQLFSQSAKRIINQPISKLIQHASMDLALLSQPLQSGQSITDSDVTFVVDGKPLMLEVTVSPLSWKKELMLLVEMRKIGQQRRLTQELNQHAQQQAAKLLVRGLAHEIKNPLGGLRGAAQLLERMLPDQSLTEYTQIIIEQADRLRALVDRLLGPQKPGKKKSGNLHQILEKVRQLVELEANADLVIERDYDPSLPDILMDTDQIEQALLNIVSNAAQILAHQSHGIITLRTRTVHQANIHGQRHKLVARIEITDNGPGIPTELQDTLFYPMVSGRDGGSGLGLSISQNLIDQHNGKIDVESWPGRTTFTIYLPIQ is encoded by the coding sequence GTGGACGCTGAACTAAGTCAAACCATTATAAATAATATTGTGACAGCCACTTTGATGCTCGATGAGTCTCTATGTGTTCGCTATGCCAACCCATCTGCTGAACAACTTTTTTCACAGAGTGCAAAACGCATTATTAACCAACCTATATCAAAGCTCATCCAACATGCCTCGATGGATCTGGCACTGTTGTCACAACCGCTGCAAAGTGGCCAAAGTATTACTGATAGCGATGTTACCTTTGTCGTCGATGGCAAGCCATTGATGTTAGAGGTAACTGTTAGCCCCCTTTCGTGGAAAAAGGAGCTAATGTTATTAGTGGAAATGAGAAAAATCGGCCAACAACGCCGCCTGACTCAAGAGCTTAATCAACACGCTCAACAGCAAGCAGCCAAGTTATTGGTGCGTGGTCTAGCTCATGAGATTAAGAATCCTCTCGGAGGCCTACGTGGAGCCGCTCAATTGCTTGAGAGAATGCTTCCCGACCAAAGTCTGACTGAGTATACCCAAATCATTATCGAGCAAGCTGATAGGCTTAGAGCGCTGGTCGATCGCCTGTTGGGCCCTCAGAAACCAGGGAAAAAGAAATCAGGTAACCTGCATCAAATATTGGAGAAGGTTCGCCAATTAGTTGAGCTTGAAGCAAATGCTGATTTAGTTATCGAACGAGATTACGACCCAAGCTTACCTGACATCTTGATGGATACTGATCAAATTGAACAAGCATTACTCAATATTGTTAGCAATGCTGCGCAGATCCTAGCGCATCAATCTCATGGCATCATTACTCTGCGCACAAGAACTGTGCATCAAGCGAATATCCACGGTCAACGACATAAACTCGTCGCTAGGATTGAAATTACCGATAACGGCCCAGGAATTCCCACTGAGTTGCAAGACACACTGTTTTATCCAATGGTCAGCGGTAGAGATGGCGGTTCGGGATTAGGGCTGTCGATCTCACAAAATCTTATTGATCAGCACAATGGGAAAATTGATGTTGAAAGCTGGCCTGGAAGAACCACATTTACCATTTATCTGCCCATCCAGTGA
- the glnG gene encoding nitrogen regulation protein NR(I), giving the protein MSKGYVWVVDDDSSIRWVMEKTLSSANIKCETFSDAESVLMALERETPDVLVSDIRMPGIDGLELLNQVHARSPELPIIIMTAHSDLDAAVNAYQQGAFEYLPKPFDVDETLTLVERAIAHGQEQRKEHSHHLAHTDDAPEIIGEAPAMQEVFRAIGRLSRSSISVLINGESGTGKELVAHALHRHSPRAQKPFIALNMAAIPKDLIESELFGHEKGAFTGASNVRQGRFEQANGGTLFLDEIGDMPLDIQTRLLRVLADGQFYRVGGHSAIKVDVRIVAATHQNLEKLVHQGKFREDLFHRLNVIRIQIPALRERRQDIEKLTKHFLAMAADELGVEMKTLHPKTLEILTRLDWPGNVRQLENMCRWLTVMATGSEVLPNDLPSELLAEKKNVDFDGDNSWQKQLEAWAKNALASGETDILSYALPEFERILLEAALNHTNGHKQDAAKVLGWGRNTLTRKLKELY; this is encoded by the coding sequence ATGAGTAAAGGATACGTATGGGTTGTTGATGACGATAGCTCGATTCGTTGGGTTATGGAAAAAACTCTCTCTTCTGCGAATATCAAATGTGAAACGTTCTCTGATGCTGAAAGTGTTCTAATGGCCTTAGAGCGCGAAACTCCTGACGTTTTAGTATCCGACATCCGTATGCCAGGGATTGACGGTTTAGAATTATTAAATCAAGTACATGCAAGATCCCCAGAGTTACCGATCATTATCATGACGGCACACTCCGATCTCGATGCCGCTGTAAATGCCTATCAACAGGGTGCGTTTGAGTATTTGCCTAAACCATTTGATGTCGACGAAACATTAACATTAGTCGAACGCGCTATTGCCCATGGTCAAGAACAGCGTAAAGAGCACTCTCACCATTTAGCTCATACCGATGATGCCCCGGAAATCATCGGTGAAGCACCAGCAATGCAAGAAGTGTTTCGTGCAATAGGTCGTCTTTCTCGCTCTTCAATTTCAGTACTCATCAATGGTGAATCAGGTACTGGTAAAGAGTTAGTCGCACATGCTCTGCATCGTCATAGTCCTCGAGCACAAAAGCCATTTATCGCTTTAAACATGGCTGCTATTCCTAAGGATTTGATTGAATCCGAGCTCTTTGGCCATGAAAAAGGAGCATTTACTGGAGCGAGTAATGTTCGCCAAGGTCGTTTTGAACAAGCTAACGGCGGTACTCTATTTCTCGATGAAATTGGTGACATGCCATTAGACATCCAAACGCGCTTGCTACGTGTATTAGCCGATGGGCAGTTTTACCGTGTGGGTGGTCATTCGGCGATAAAAGTAGATGTTCGTATCGTTGCTGCGACACACCAAAATTTGGAAAAACTAGTTCATCAAGGTAAATTCCGTGAAGACTTATTTCACCGTTTGAACGTCATTCGAATTCAGATTCCAGCATTACGTGAACGTCGTCAGGATATAGAGAAGTTGACCAAACACTTCCTTGCCATGGCCGCAGATGAGCTGGGTGTTGAAATGAAGACTCTTCATCCTAAAACGCTTGAGATCTTAACTCGCTTAGATTGGCCAGGTAACGTTCGCCAGTTGGAGAACATGTGCCGTTGGCTGACTGTGATGGCAACAGGTTCTGAAGTATTACCTAACGATCTACCTTCAGAGCTTCTGGCTGAGAAGAAAAACGTAGACTTTGATGGCGATAATTCTTGGCAAAAACAACTTGAAGCTTGGGCAAAAAATGCATTGGCTTCAGGCGAAACTGATATCCTGTCTTATGCTCTACCAGAGTTTGAACGCATTCTACTGGAAGCAGCCTTAAACCATACTAATGGGCATAAACAAGATGCCGCGAAAGTCTTGGGCTGGGGTCGCAACACATTAACCAGAAAGCTCAAAGAACTCTACTAA